The Amycolatopsis coloradensis sequence CTTGAGCCGCGTCACCGCCTGGGTGCCGCGATAGCGTGACGCGGATTTCGTGCCGGTGACCAGATCCGCGACCACGGCGGCCTGTTCCCACGCGGGTTGCACGAGACCGCCGAACGCGCCCGGATGCTTCGCGCAGTCGCCGATCGCGTGGATCCGGCCGTCGCTGGTGCGCAGCAGATCGTCGACGACGATGCCGCCCTCGACAGTCAGCCCTGCCTCCACGGCCAGTTTCGTCTCGGGCCGGACACCGGTGGAGACGACGATGAGATCGGCGGGCACGTGCGTGCCGTCGTCGAGTTTGAGCCCGTCGCCGCTGACGTAACGCGCGGCCCCGACACCGAGCCGGAAGGCGACGCCGAGTTCTTCGAGCTTCCTGGTCAGCACCCGCGCGGATTCCGCGTCCAGCTGGCGTTCCATGATGTGCGGCATCGGATGCACGACGGTGACGAGATTCCCCCGTCCGGCAAGACCTCGCGCGGCTTCCAGACCGAGCAGCCCGCCGCCGAGCACCGCGACCGGCGCGCCCAGCTTGGCGGCGTCGAGAATGCGCGCGCAGTCGTCGAGGGTGCGGAACGCGACGACGTCCGGGCCGGGTTCGAGCCCTTCGACCGGCGGCATCCACGGGTTCGCGCCGGTGGCGAGCACGAGCGCGTCATAGTCCACAGTGGACCCGTCGTCGAGATGGACCCGCCGCGTGCCCCGGTCGATCGACGTCGCGGAGACACCCCGGCGCAGGTCGGCGCGGGTGCGGGACGGCCATTCGTCGTCGTGCAGCCGGACGGCCTCGGGCCGCATGGTGCCGGCGACCACCGACGAGAGCAGCACCCGGTTGTAGGCGGTGTGCTTTTCCGCGCCGACGACGGTGAGCCGCACGCGCTCGCCCTCGGGATCGCGGCGCTGGATCTCGTCCGCGAGCCGCGCGCCCGCCATCCCGTATCCGGCGATGACCACCGACCGGGGGCTCACGCGACGGCCTCGGCCGGGGCGAGCGCGACCGCGCACACCTTGAACTCGGGCATCCGGCTCGTCGGGTCGAGCGCCGGGTTGGTCAACAGGTTCGCCCTTCCCTCACCGGGGAAGTGGAACGGCAGGAACACGAGGTCGGGGCGCAGCGACGCCACGCAGCGGACCCGCGCGACGGTCTCGCCGCGCCGGGAGCGCACGACCGCGAGGTCGCCCTCGGACAGCCCCGCCCTCGCGGCGGTGTCGGGATGAACTTCCACGAAGGCCTCCGCCACGACGTCGTTGAGTTCTTTGACCAGCCGGGTCTGCGCCCCGGATTGGTAGTGCTGCAGGACCCGTCCGGTGGTGGCCTGCAAGGGGAATTCGGCGTCGGGCAGCTCGGCCGGGCCGACGTGGTCCACCGGGACGAACCGCGCGCGGCCGTCCGGATGGGCGAAGCGGTCGAGGAACATCCGCGGCGTGCCGGGATGCGATTCCGCCGGGACGGGCCAGTAGAGGGCCTCGCCGTCCCGGAGCCGGTCGTAGGTGATGCCCGAGTAGTCGGCGACACCGCCCTTGGACGCCTGGCGGAGCTCGGTGAAGACGGTCTCGGCGTCCGTCGGGAACCGCCCGTCGGGCTGGCCGAACCGGCGGGCGAGTTCGGAAAGCACGCAGAGATCGGTCTTCGCGCCGGGGGGCGGGTCGATCGCCTTGCGGCGCAGGAGGATCCGGCCTTCGAGGTTGGTCATCGTGCCGTCCTCCTCGGCCCACTGCGTGACCGGCAGGACGACGTCGGCCATCGCCGCCGTCTCCGACAGGACGAGGTCCGAGACCACCAGGAAGTCCAAAGAGGACACCTTGTCCTGGATGTTCCCGGCACCGGGCGCGGAAACGACGAGGTTGCTGCCGAACACCATCAGCGCGCTCGGCCCGTCTTCGGTGCCGAGCGCCTCCAGCAGTTCGACCGCCGAACGGCCCGGCCCCGGCAGGGATTCCGGCGGCACACCCCACACCCCGGCGACGTACTCGCGGGCGGCGGGGTCGTCGATCTTGCGGTAGCCGGGCAGCTGGTCGGCCTTCTGCCCGTGCTCGCGCCCGCCCTGTCCGTTGCCCTGCCCGGTCAGGCAGCCGAAGCCGGAACCCTTGCGCCCCGGCAGTCCGAGAGCGAGCGAGAGGTTGATCCAGGCGTTGACCATCGCGGTGCCGTTGGCGTGCTGCTCGGTGCCGCGCGCGGTGAGGATGTAGGCGTTCCGGGCCGCGGCGAGCTTGGCGGCGACGCGACGCTGGTCCGCGGCGGAGACCCCCGTGACCTGCTCGACACGCTCCGGCCACCACGCCGCGGCCGACCGCCACAGCTCTTCGAAGCCGTTCGTCCTCGAGACCACATAGGACTTGTCGAGCAGGCCATCGGCGACGACGGCGTGCAAGATGCCCTGCGCCAGCACGAGATCGGTTCCCGGCGCGGGCTGCAAGTGCAGTCCGGCCAGCTCGGCGGTCGGCGTGCGGCGCGGGTCGACGACGATCAGGTCCGCGCCCCGCAGATGCTGGGTGAACGGCGGCATCGTCTCGGCGGGATTCGCGCCGATCAGCAGGACCGCGTCGGCGTCGGCGAGATCCGTGACCGGGAACGGCATCCCGCGGTCGGCGCCGAACGCCTTGATCCCGGCGGCCGCCGCCGACGACATGCAGAACCGGCCGTTGTAGTCGATCTGCGAGGTGCCCAGCGCGATCCGCGCGAACTTCCCCAGCAGGTACGCCTTCTCGTTGGTCAGCCCGCCGCCGCCGAAGACGGCGACCGAGTCGGCACCCTTGGCCGCGCGGATCTCGGTGAGCCGCTTCGCGACGAGGTCGAGGGCTTGGGTCCAGGTCGCGGGCCGGAGTTCACCGTCGACCCTGATCAGTGGTGTCGTCAGGCGGGACGGCGAGGTGAGGAGCTCCCCCGACGTCCAGCCTTTCTGGCACAGGCCGCCGGCGTTGACCGGGAAGTCACGCGGGGCGACCCGGGCGCCGTCGAGGCTCATCCCGCACTGCAGGGCGCAGTACGGGCAGTGCGTGTCCACCGCGGTCGCGGTGGGGGCGGCGAGCGGCACGGGCACCTCCTCCAGGCGTCGATAGCGCTTGAAGGTAGGTAGGCCGTGTTACCTGAAAACTCCTGAATGTTTCAGGCGTTTGACATTGCCCGCCGCCGATGGACGTCACACCGTGAGGTCGGGCCTGCCGCGTTCGCCTGCCGGAAGTACCTGAGCGCTGCCACTCACGAGCCTGAAATCGACCCGAGCTGGGGAATCACTCCAGCTCCCACGCGGCGAAGGGGACCTTCACCGCATGCGACGCGATGAAGGCTCCCTTCGCTGCGTCGCATGCGGGGAAAGTCCCCTTCAGCAACTATGCACACGATGTATAGACACTGTGTATAGTCGCCGGCATGTCCATCGGGAACACGTTGCTCGGCCTGCTCGAAGCCGGCCCGAAGCACGGCTACGACCTCAAACAGCTTTACGACAAGCAGTTCCGCCAAGACCGTCCGCTGCACTACGGGCAGGTCTACTCGACGCTGAACCGGCTCCTGAAGAACGGCCTGGTCGAGGAGAACGGCGTCGAGGCGGGCGGCGGCCCGGACCGGAAGCGGTACGCGATCACCGAGGCGGGCGTCACCAACGTCGAGGAATGGCTGAAAAGCCCGGAAAGTCCTTCGGTCTACCTGCAGAACACGCTCTACACCAAGGTCGTGCTCGCGCTGCTGTCCGGCCGCGGCGCGCAGGACCTGCTCGACGCCCAGCGGAGCTCCCACCTGCGCGCCATGCGCGAGCTCACCGCCCGCAAGACCGACGGCGACCTCGCCGACCAGCTGATCTGCGACCACGCGCTCTTCCACCTGGAAGCGGATCTGCGGTGGCTGGAACTCACCGCCGCCCGCCTCGACGACCTCGCGCGCCAGCTGGCGCGCTGATCTGGGGACCACACAGTGGAAACACCGTTGTTACATGGGCTCGGCCTGCACAAGGCCTTCGGCCCGAATCAGGCGCTCGCCGGGGCGGGGCTGACGCTCGAAGCCGGCGAGATCGTCGCGGTCATGGGTCCCTCCGGCTCCGGGAAGTCGACACTGCTGCACTGCCTGTCCGGAATCGTGCGGCCGGACGCGGGTCAGGTGCTGTTCCGCGGGCGAGACCTCGCGAGCATGTCCGACACCGAACGCAGCGCCTTGCGGCGCACCGAATTCGGCTTCGTCTTCCAGTTCGGCCAGCTCGTCCCGGAGCTGACCTGCCTGGAGAACGTCGCGCTGCCGCTGCGCCTGGGCGGGATGAAGCGCCGCCCCGCCGAGCGGATCGCGCGGACCTGGCTCGACCGGCTGGCGGTCGGCGACACCGACGACAGCACACCCGGCCAGGTTTCGGGCGGGCAGAGCCAGCGGGTCGCCATGGCCAGGGCGCTGGTCACCGAACCGTCGGTGGTCTTCGCCGACGAACCGACCGGCGCGCTGGACACGCTCAGCGGCGAGCTGGTCATGCGCCTGCTGTCCGAGACGGCGAAGCAGACCGACGCCGCCGTCGTCCTGGTCACCCACGAACCGAGGGTGGCCGCCTACTCCGACCGGGAGGTCATCGTGCGAGACGGCCGGACACGCGAACCGGTGGTCACCCGATGACCGGGCGCGAAGACCTGATGCTGGGGTTCCGGCTGGCCGTCGGGGGCGGCCGGGGCTCGATCGTCAGGCTCGTCCTGAGCACTGTCGGCATCGGGCTCGCGGTGGCGGTCCTCCTGATCGGCGCCTCCGCGGGCACCGTCAAGGAGAACCGCGACCAGCGGGCGCACGCCGCCTCGCCGCGGTACGAACAGATCCCGGGTGTCGCACCGCTGAACTATCACACGACGACGACCGACTTCCGCGGTCAGGCGATCTCGCTCGTTCACCTTCAGGGCACCGGGCCGAACTCACCGATCCCGCCGGGGGTGGACCGGCTGCCCGCGCCGGGAGAGGTCTTCCTTTCGCCGAAGCTCGAAGAACTCGTCGCGGCCGACACCAGTGGCCTGTTGCGGCCCCGCCTGCCCGGCAAGCCGATCGGGATCATCGACGCGGAAGCCGTGCTCAATCCGAATGATCTCGTCGTCTATGCCGGCACGGGCAATCCGCGGAACGGCGTCGCGATCTATGCCTTCGGTTTCGCTCCCGGCTACGAAACACCGTTCGAACGGGGAATCCTCTCGCTGCTGCTGATCGGCCTCTTCGTCCTGCTCACGCCGGTGTTCATCTTCGTCGGGACGATCTCCCGGCTCGGCGGTGCGGCCCGCGACCGGCGGCTCGCCGCGCTGCGGCTGGCGGGCTCGTCCCTCAAGCAGCTGCACCGGATCACCGCGGCGGAATCCCTCGTGGGCGCCGTGGCCGGGCTGGTCGCCGGTGCCGCGGCGTTCCTGCTCTTCCGCGGCGCGGTGGCGGACTTCCAGGTGTTCCGGTTCGGGGTGTACCCGAAGGACCTGACGCCGCCGTGGCCGCTGGTGGTGCTGATCGTGCTCGTGGTCCCCGCCCTGACCGTGGCGGCGACTTGGGCTGCCCAGCGGCACACGGTCGTCGAACCGCTCGGCGTCGTCCGTGAAAGCGTGCCGCCGAAGCGGCACTTGTGGTGGCGGCTGCTGCCGATCGTTGTCGGAATCGCCCTTATAGCACCGGATTTCGGCGTCGCCAGCGAACTCGGCCGCACGGCGCTGATCGCCGGTGCCGTGCTGCTGATGCTCGGGATACCCGCGGTGCTGCCGTGGCTGCTGGAGCGCGTCGTCGCCCGGATCAAGGGCGGGCCGCCGTCGTTCCAGCTCGCGATCCGCCGTCTGCGGAACGACAGCGGGACCCCGGCTCGGGTGGTCGCGGGTCTCTGCGTGGTGCTCGCCGGGGTGATCGCGCTGCAGAGCCTGTTGGCGGGCCAGGTGTCGTCGGCGGCCGTCTACCAGGAGAGGACCGATGATCGGATCACCGTCCATGCCGACGGCTCGGTGGCCGACCAGGCGATCTCCGCGGTCCGGGCGGTGCCCGGTGCGGCCGATTTCCAGGCCATGCGCTCGATGCTCGTCGACGCGGACCGCGTGGACAGCGCGCTTGTCTCGTTCGCCGTCGCCGACTGCGCCACGATCGAAGCGGTCACCACCGCGACCGGATGCCGCGACGGTGACGTGTTCGCCGATCCGGCCTCTCTCCACAAAGGACAGTCGGTGAAGCTCACCGACAACGACAAGCGGGAGCGGCCCTGGACCGTTCCGGCCACGCCCCGCCCGCTCGACGTGAAGCCGTCGGCGCTCGTCGAGCAGCTCCAGCCGCACGTGCTCGCGACGCCCGCCGCGATGGCGGGTGTCAACCTGGCCGCCGCGCCGGTCACGGTGAGCCTGCGTGGGACGACCGGGGGACCGGACTTCGTCGAACTGGTGCGGAACTCGGTGGCGCCGTACAGCGGGCAGGTCGCCGTGGCGTCCTCCAACGAAAAGCGGGCCTCCGACGAGGCCCGGATGTACGACGACGCACGGAACATCCTGCTCGGCGGCGCGTTGTTGGTCCTGCTGCTGGCTGGGGTGAGTCTGCTGGTGCTCGCCCAGGAACAGATCCGGGAACGACGCCGGGCGCTCGGGGCCCTGTCCGCCACCGGCGTGCCGGTGCGGGTGATCGTCCGGTCCCTGTTGTGGCAGAACGGGATTCCGCTGCTGCTGGGCATCGTGGTCGCGACGGCGACCGGGATCGCCGTCGCCGCGCTGGGCAGGCGGCTGTTCTGGGACGGGCTGTACGTCGACTGGTCCGCGGTCGGGATGCTCGCCGCGGCGGCGATCGCGGTGGTGCTGCTGGTGACGGCGTCGACGGTGCCGACCGTGCGCGCGGCGGCGAAGACGGAGAACCTGCGCACCGAGTGACCTACAGCACGGCGCTCACGTCCCGGGCGGCGGCACGGAGTCCGTCGTG is a genomic window containing:
- a CDS encoding FAD-dependent oxidoreductase yields the protein MSPRSVVIAGYGMAGARLADEIQRRDPEGERVRLTVVGAEKHTAYNRVLLSSVVAGTMRPEAVRLHDDEWPSRTRADLRRGVSATSIDRGTRRVHLDDGSTVDYDALVLATGANPWMPPVEGLEPGPDVVAFRTLDDCARILDAAKLGAPVAVLGGGLLGLEAARGLAGRGNLVTVVHPMPHIMERQLDAESARVLTRKLEELGVAFRLGVGAARYVSGDGLKLDDGTHVPADLIVVSTGVRPETKLAVEAGLTVEGGIVVDDLLRTSDGRIHAIGDCAKHPGAFGGLVQPAWEQAAVVADLVTGTKSASRYRGTQAVTRLKARGIDLTALGETMTGADDPTAEVLTFSDPAGCRYGKLVIRENRVAGAILLGLPDAAATITQLYDRGTPVPEDRLAVLLGRSLPPGSPSAASPADLPASAVICRCNAVTKGRLVEAWRGGATDVAALAGATRATTGCGGCKDAVGGVAKWLAAQ
- a CDS encoding molybdopterin oxidoreductase family protein, which codes for MPLAAPTATAVDTHCPYCALQCGMSLDGARVAPRDFPVNAGGLCQKGWTSGELLTSPSRLTTPLIRVDGELRPATWTQALDLVAKRLTEIRAAKGADSVAVFGGGGLTNEKAYLLGKFARIALGTSQIDYNGRFCMSSAAAAGIKAFGADRGMPFPVTDLADADAVLLIGANPAETMPPFTQHLRGADLIVVDPRRTPTAELAGLHLQPAPGTDLVLAQGILHAVVADGLLDKSYVVSRTNGFEELWRSAAAWWPERVEQVTGVSAADQRRVAAKLAAARNAYILTARGTEQHANGTAMVNAWINLSLALGLPGRKGSGFGCLTGQGNGQGGREHGQKADQLPGYRKIDDPAAREYVAGVWGVPPESLPGPGRSAVELLEALGTEDGPSALMVFGSNLVVSAPGAGNIQDKVSSLDFLVVSDLVLSETAAMADVVLPVTQWAEEDGTMTNLEGRILLRRKAIDPPPGAKTDLCVLSELARRFGQPDGRFPTDAETVFTELRQASKGGVADYSGITYDRLRDGEALYWPVPAESHPGTPRMFLDRFAHPDGRARFVPVDHVGPAELPDAEFPLQATTGRVLQHYQSGAQTRLVKELNDVVAEAFVEVHPDTAARAGLSEGDLAVVRSRRGETVARVRCVASLRPDLVFLPFHFPGEGRANLLTNPALDPTSRMPEFKVCAVALAPAEAVA
- a CDS encoding PadR family transcriptional regulator, with translation MSIGNTLLGLLEAGPKHGYDLKQLYDKQFRQDRPLHYGQVYSTLNRLLKNGLVEENGVEAGGGPDRKRYAITEAGVTNVEEWLKSPESPSVYLQNTLYTKVVLALLSGRGAQDLLDAQRSSHLRAMRELTARKTDGDLADQLICDHALFHLEADLRWLELTAARLDDLARQLAR
- a CDS encoding ABC transporter ATP-binding protein codes for the protein METPLLHGLGLHKAFGPNQALAGAGLTLEAGEIVAVMGPSGSGKSTLLHCLSGIVRPDAGQVLFRGRDLASMSDTERSALRRTEFGFVFQFGQLVPELTCLENVALPLRLGGMKRRPAERIARTWLDRLAVGDTDDSTPGQVSGGQSQRVAMARALVTEPSVVFADEPTGALDTLSGELVMRLLSETAKQTDAAVVLVTHEPRVAAYSDREVIVRDGRTREPVVTR
- a CDS encoding FtsX-like permease family protein, with amino-acid sequence MTGREDLMLGFRLAVGGGRGSIVRLVLSTVGIGLAVAVLLIGASAGTVKENRDQRAHAASPRYEQIPGVAPLNYHTTTTDFRGQAISLVHLQGTGPNSPIPPGVDRLPAPGEVFLSPKLEELVAADTSGLLRPRLPGKPIGIIDAEAVLNPNDLVVYAGTGNPRNGVAIYAFGFAPGYETPFERGILSLLLIGLFVLLTPVFIFVGTISRLGGAARDRRLAALRLAGSSLKQLHRITAAESLVGAVAGLVAGAAAFLLFRGAVADFQVFRFGVYPKDLTPPWPLVVLIVLVVPALTVAATWAAQRHTVVEPLGVVRESVPPKRHLWWRLLPIVVGIALIAPDFGVASELGRTALIAGAVLLMLGIPAVLPWLLERVVARIKGGPPSFQLAIRRLRNDSGTPARVVAGLCVVLAGVIALQSLLAGQVSSAAVYQERTDDRITVHADGSVADQAISAVRAVPGAADFQAMRSMLVDADRVDSALVSFAVADCATIEAVTTATGCRDGDVFADPASLHKGQSVKLTDNDKRERPWTVPATPRPLDVKPSALVEQLQPHVLATPAAMAGVNLAAAPVTVSLRGTTGGPDFVELVRNSVAPYSGQVAVASSNEKRASDEARMYDDARNILLGGALLVLLLAGVSLLVLAQEQIRERRRALGALSATGVPVRVIVRSLLWQNGIPLLLGIVVATATGIAVAALGRRLFWDGLYVDWSAVGMLAAAAIAVVLLVTASTVPTVRAAAKTENLRTE